Proteins co-encoded in one Cloacibacillus sp. genomic window:
- a CDS encoding PAS domain-containing protein yields the protein MSQISETLANVTLSVSPDYIIAVDRDLRVKECNLAAQHLLKMTKNEVVGRRIDEFLDPLDFALAVGEERNVPLHKVSYNERGITVNQTVIYIPEQGLAIAFLHDVTRQEQETESINKLKLETMEMAQNVIDKQMTVAQEIASLLGEMTAETKVTLTKLKDLIVYDGNNGNG from the coding sequence ATGAGCCAGATATCGGAGACGCTTGCAAACGTCACCCTCTCCGTAAGCCCCGACTATATCATCGCCGTGGACCGCGATCTGCGCGTGAAAGAGTGTAATCTCGCGGCGCAGCATCTTCTCAAGATGACGAAAAACGAAGTCGTGGGACGCCGTATCGACGAATTCCTCGACCCGCTGGATTTCGCGCTCGCGGTCGGCGAGGAGAGGAACGTGCCGCTTCATAAGGTGAGCTACAATGAGCGCGGCATCACCGTCAACCAGACCGTCATCTATATTCCGGAGCAGGGGCTCGCGATCGCCTTCCTCCACGACGTCACGAGGCAGGAGCAGGAGACGGAGTCTATCAACAAGCTGAAGCTGGAGACGATGGAGATGGCGCAGAACGTCATCGACAAGCAGATGACGGTCGCCCAGGAGATCGCGAGCCTGCTCGGAGAGATGACGGCCGAGACCAAGGTGACGCTGACGAAGCTGAAGGACCTGATCGTCTATGACGGAAATAACGGCAATGGATAG
- a CDS encoding helix-turn-helix transcriptional regulator: MEREGETTTMLFNEKLSAVKGLLKTTNVALARAAGIDASCVCRCVNGSYVPSKNSRILSCITNGVVKLADEKRAAALYGLCGGEAGRMLREALFAWFSADDSGLKKERAVRKRSAPQLDKKTKRAESALLAAKLNFLMEQLGVSNAALARYVNVDASAISRYRAGKRSLSSHAEILPEFCRYFAFLSRSQKLPEPLASELRFGEEDEESAAAKFLEWFRKDDASHLALTRGFLDGIAEAAEIPQAQRQTQFGKAAGGKGLSVAEEMFLGGGAVQRAFARFTESALDSGKGRTIYFYAADSGGLGGGFAGLWSSLASELIAAGNRIKVIHQLDFNVEGMFRAVEPWLPLYLSGQVEPFYLTKPHRSLMNEFVGVAEGLSTLYFSNADNDSQEAAAFFTQNGDKAAVIKGRIAHLLASAKPLLEIYTRDNLEKLYGDLDHHLHADGDIVKVMPLLSLETMPEQLAEKIFDAHGITGNERALFDRYYRERRATFLSSLREVNVTEIYPRFSEDEAAAGKITMRRPWLSEGEHSLYSPAEYREHMEAMAALEREHANYRRVFFRDFPFKNMDIISKQGQAVYVIKNGAPMTAFSFLHSHMNYVLERYIERFTR, encoded by the coding sequence TTGGAGCGGGAAGGGGAGACGACGACGATGTTATTCAACGAGAAGCTGAGTGCGGTAAAGGGACTTTTAAAGACGACCAACGTCGCGCTGGCACGCGCCGCCGGCATCGACGCCTCCTGCGTCTGCCGCTGTGTGAACGGCAGTTATGTGCCGTCGAAAAACAGCCGGATATTAAGCTGCATCACCAACGGCGTTGTAAAGCTGGCTGATGAAAAGAGAGCCGCGGCGCTGTACGGACTGTGCGGCGGCGAAGCGGGGCGGATGCTGCGCGAGGCGCTCTTTGCATGGTTCAGCGCGGATGATTCTGGGCTGAAAAAAGAGCGCGCCGTAAGGAAAAGGTCCGCGCCGCAGCTCGATAAAAAAACTAAGAGGGCGGAGAGCGCCCTGCTCGCCGCCAAGCTGAATTTCCTCATGGAGCAGCTGGGCGTCTCAAACGCGGCGCTGGCCCGCTATGTGAACGTCGACGCCTCGGCGATATCGCGCTACCGCGCGGGCAAGCGCTCCCTAAGCTCCCATGCGGAAATTTTACCGGAATTCTGCCGCTATTTCGCCTTTCTCTCCCGTTCACAGAAGCTGCCGGAGCCCCTGGCCTCAGAACTACGCTTCGGGGAAGAGGATGAGGAGTCGGCGGCGGCAAAATTTTTGGAATGGTTCAGAAAAGACGACGCCTCCCATCTGGCTCTGACGCGAGGCTTTCTCGACGGTATCGCGGAGGCGGCGGAGATACCGCAGGCGCAGCGCCAGACGCAGTTTGGGAAGGCGGCGGGCGGCAAAGGTTTGAGCGTCGCGGAGGAGATGTTCCTCGGAGGCGGCGCCGTCCAACGGGCCTTTGCCAGATTCACGGAGAGCGCGCTTGATTCGGGAAAGGGGCGGACGATATACTTTTACGCCGCAGATTCCGGCGGGCTCGGCGGCGGCTTCGCCGGATTGTGGAGTTCACTGGCCTCGGAGCTGATCGCCGCCGGAAACAGGATAAAGGTGATCCACCAGCTCGATTTTAATGTTGAGGGGATGTTCCGCGCCGTCGAGCCGTGGCTGCCACTCTACCTATCCGGACAGGTGGAGCCCTTTTATCTCACGAAGCCGCACCGCTCGCTCATGAACGAGTTTGTCGGCGTAGCGGAGGGGCTTTCGACCCTCTATTTCTCTAACGCGGACAACGACAGCCAAGAGGCGGCGGCTTTTTTCACCCAAAATGGAGACAAGGCAGCGGTCATAAAGGGCCGTATCGCACACCTGCTCGCCTCCGCAAAGCCGCTGCTGGAGATATATACGAGGGACAATCTGGAAAAGCTGTACGGCGACCTTGACCACCATCTGCACGCCGACGGTGATATTGTGAAGGTCATGCCGCTCCTTTCGCTGGAGACGATGCCGGAGCAGCTGGCGGAGAAGATCTTCGACGCCCACGGCATCACGGGAAACGAGCGCGCCCTCTTCGACAGGTATTACCGCGAGAGGAGAGCGACCTTCCTCTCATCCCTGCGCGAGGTGAACGTAACGGAGATATACCCTCGCTTCTCCGAGGACGAGGCAGCGGCGGGAAAGATAACGATGCGTCGTCCCTGGCTCTCAGAGGGCGAGCATTCGCTCTATTCACCCGCCGAGTACAGGGAACACATGGAGGCGATGGCGGCGCTGGAGAGGGAGCACGCCAATTACCGGCGCGTATTCTTCCGCGATTTCCCCTTTAAGAATATGGATATAATCTCCAAGCAGGGGCAGGCCGTCTATGTGATAAAAAACGGCGCCCCGATGACGGCCTTTTCTTTCCTGCACTCGCATATGAATTATGTGCTGGAGAGGTACATAGAGCGATTCACGCGCTGA
- a CDS encoding 4Fe-4S dicluster domain-containing protein codes for MKYINVAEANCKNCYKCLKVCPVKSIKYSDNHVEVLENECILCGRCIRNCPQHAKSLVNDISGLK; via the coding sequence ATGAAGTATATCAATGTCGCGGAGGCAAACTGCAAGAACTGTTATAAGTGCCTTAAAGTCTGCCCCGTAAAGTCGATCAAGTACAGCGACAATCACGTCGAGGTGCTTGAAAATGAGTGTATTCTCTGCGGCCGCTGCATACGCAACTGCCCGCAGCACGCGAAGTCTCTGGTGAACGATATCAGCGGCCTTAAATAG
- a CDS encoding (2Fe-2S) ferredoxin domain-containing protein: MWEGCGLTEVVICVGSSCHLKGARRVVEGLTKLVTEQGLTEKVKLSGSFCMGRCEEAGVSVKVNGEIHFVDPDQIKEFFDNVIIGGNR, from the coding sequence ATTTGGGAGGGATGCGGATTGACAGAGGTCGTGATTTGCGTCGGAAGTTCCTGTCATCTTAAGGGAGCGCGCCGTGTCGTGGAAGGGCTGACAAAGCTGGTGACGGAACAAGGGCTTACCGAAAAGGTAAAGCTCTCCGGTTCGTTCTGCATGGGGCGCTGCGAAGAGGCGGGCGTATCTGTCAAGGTAAACGGCGAGATCCACTTTGTGGACCCCGATCAGATAAAAGAGTTTTTTGACAATGTGATAATAGGTGGTAATCGGTAA
- a CDS encoding VCBS repeat-containing protein: MRGEGKFLRRLLGTFCLFFIIVTAAGADPVKINGKKLDDVQDILTETVGGRDFIKQDLLRAVWYNSGGQSLNLYPGRFDPSKNYEYKQESKLYLYDLAPNDGEWTSGMHPAITTKPVDKDNGYRVLLPDFDHKGGKGWLYRTGVVRMDKDGNFKLENNGSRKANVKAGNVYPTDTTAGLFVDGEETESFVVAHMRTPDGKGQQLGENTTYDCYLEFLDGRLLDSNSPTGKSLYLGYAQTSYPTVRVAAGDFDNDGQASEVACIFSGRGSQGYVFQIYKVTRNADGSFSTSKLYEGIFGHRDNRGYNIDGCDVVAGDFNGDGKQEVAAVFNDLYGDSGYATVQIVYHDGGGFKSEWNYVRDDGDHRLGGTSTSLYHKYYGLLAAAGDLDGDGRDEIVYAAPLYGDSLQQGNILLSVWGADTKHHPSEKYLMRTDNYTNPDCYALRSLSLAAAPLSGQVNANGMPCDNVLLSRATHDYNGNITGDYLWLYKSRLSGTSFVGFQDGDRLSHGPSGYAAGLMTADFARESLFLGQPTHMVVRQRKSYATIMQTPPYHVDYITAPWSESNDPALTNFSYAGSSVTYKKDDTESQTKDIAFNVRQFAERGVEASVSATAKVKKLAGFSFGGNASLGWKRGTSQSLSMANESKISTAAEISSATDTSDSLMFYKADFHIWRYPVIAPAPEGFFDETKPLNDPFNGTISVTEDGTQYFTCTMSDMTTRVQGDAGQSSQFDDYNPIHEEGNLFSYPTTIEGTPGYADKQAELSLALEKTLGGNYTEELTFSQQVTDITSLKTIAKNQRNGSLSLNIGWPKIASGSLSASGTAGQEIGDSSSFTKSYQSSEGFKASLVSPKLGFNADYVSYLMKMRAYADAAGVMNMAFAVDLADNKNAWLWRTTGNGSVYAQKPDPSLILPTRYSRYKDSEDLIKWTVNLDERSATQIRGIRFYDNDNLAETTSSLRRGGNYAISIPIYNASFVDAGNVTVEMGYTDESGAKQSIGRRTAALKGWRENTEDNKAVVSFDWTVPAGMTEGNYDFYFQIDPDNEIDEIHKNWNASAGDANYDPGGNNKGRYPFAVTAGDKAASDAATGTIAAELFSIMVDGMSFTEFRDSLTGKTEDFRAYGTVTFNGDKPLHNVYVEVTARDTKNGTTQERLVANRYIPAVFPGAARDFSFIVSPSKLEGLRLTVAIRCDEGYISFEKKPSGGGGGGGCNTGWGAAALLLALALLFRPRRRAD; encoded by the coding sequence ATGCGCGGAGAGGGAAAGTTTCTCCGGCGCCTCTTAGGGACGTTCTGCCTGTTCTTTATCATCGTCACCGCCGCCGGTGCCGATCCGGTGAAGATCAACGGCAAAAAGCTGGACGACGTACAGGATATTCTTACTGAGACCGTGGGAGGCCGAGACTTCATCAAGCAGGACCTTCTCCGCGCCGTCTGGTACAACAGCGGCGGCCAGTCTCTGAACCTTTACCCCGGGCGCTTCGACCCCTCGAAGAACTATGAATATAAACAGGAGTCGAAACTGTATCTTTATGACTTGGCCCCCAATGACGGCGAATGGACGTCGGGCATGCACCCGGCCATTACTACAAAACCCGTGGATAAAGACAACGGCTACCGCGTCCTGCTGCCCGATTTCGACCATAAAGGAGGCAAGGGCTGGCTCTATCGCACAGGTGTGGTGCGCATGGACAAAGACGGCAATTTCAAGCTAGAGAACAATGGGTCGCGAAAAGCCAACGTCAAAGCGGGGAACGTCTATCCGACCGACACCACCGCGGGGCTCTTCGTCGACGGCGAGGAGACGGAGAGCTTCGTCGTCGCGCATATGAGGACGCCGGATGGGAAAGGCCAGCAACTCGGCGAGAATACCACCTACGACTGCTACCTCGAATTTTTGGACGGACGCCTGCTGGACAGCAATTCGCCGACAGGCAAGAGCCTTTATCTTGGTTATGCGCAAACGTCATACCCGACCGTCCGCGTCGCGGCGGGAGATTTCGACAACGACGGGCAGGCCTCCGAGGTCGCCTGCATCTTTTCCGGCCGCGGCAGCCAAGGCTATGTGTTCCAGATATATAAGGTCACACGCAACGCGGACGGCTCGTTCAGCACCAGCAAGCTTTACGAAGGCATCTTCGGGCACAGGGATAATCGCGGATATAACATCGACGGCTGCGACGTGGTGGCGGGGGACTTCAACGGCGACGGAAAGCAGGAGGTAGCGGCGGTCTTCAACGACCTTTACGGCGACAGCGGATACGCGACGGTACAGATCGTCTACCACGACGGCGGCGGCTTCAAATCTGAGTGGAACTATGTACGGGACGACGGTGACCACCGGCTGGGCGGCACGAGCACATCGTTATATCATAAATACTACGGCCTGCTCGCCGCCGCCGGCGACCTGGACGGCGACGGGAGGGACGAGATCGTCTACGCCGCGCCGCTCTACGGCGACTCGCTCCAACAGGGGAATATCCTCCTCTCCGTGTGGGGAGCGGACACAAAGCACCACCCCTCTGAAAAGTACCTAATGAGGACGGACAACTACACCAACCCCGACTGCTACGCGCTCAGGAGCCTCTCCCTCGCGGCCGCGCCGCTCTCCGGGCAGGTGAACGCAAATGGGATGCCCTGCGACAACGTGCTTCTGTCCAGAGCGACACATGATTACAATGGCAATATTACAGGAGACTACCTCTGGCTCTACAAGAGCAGGCTCTCCGGTACGAGCTTCGTAGGATTTCAGGATGGAGATCGGCTATCCCATGGACCCAGCGGCTACGCGGCGGGGCTGATGACGGCGGACTTCGCGAGGGAATCCCTGTTCCTGGGCCAGCCGACCCACATGGTCGTGCGGCAGAGAAAGAGTTACGCGACGATCATGCAGACGCCGCCATACCACGTCGACTACATAACCGCGCCGTGGAGCGAATCAAATGACCCCGCGCTCACAAATTTCTCATACGCGGGCAGCAGCGTGACATATAAGAAAGACGACACGGAGAGTCAGACGAAAGACATCGCCTTTAACGTGCGGCAGTTCGCCGAGCGCGGCGTAGAGGCCAGCGTCAGCGCAACGGCGAAGGTAAAGAAGCTGGCTGGCTTCTCATTCGGCGGCAATGCCTCGCTCGGCTGGAAGAGGGGTACCTCCCAGTCGCTCAGCATGGCGAACGAAAGCAAGATCTCGACCGCCGCGGAGATAAGCTCAGCCACCGACACCTCCGACAGCCTCATGTTCTACAAGGCGGACTTCCACATCTGGCGCTACCCCGTGATCGCCCCCGCGCCGGAAGGATTTTTCGACGAAACGAAGCCCCTCAATGATCCCTTCAACGGCACGATCTCCGTGACGGAGGACGGGACGCAGTATTTCACCTGCACAATGTCGGACATGACGACGCGCGTGCAGGGAGACGCGGGGCAGAGTTCGCAGTTCGACGACTATAACCCGATACACGAGGAGGGCAACCTTTTCTCATATCCGACAACGATAGAGGGCACCCCCGGCTACGCGGATAAACAGGCGGAACTTTCGCTGGCGCTAGAAAAGACGCTTGGCGGCAACTACACGGAGGAGCTCACCTTCTCCCAGCAGGTGACGGATATCACAAGTCTCAAGACTATCGCGAAGAACCAGCGAAACGGGAGCCTGTCCCTCAACATCGGGTGGCCTAAAATAGCCTCTGGCTCTCTCTCCGCGAGCGGCACGGCTGGGCAGGAGATCGGGGACAGCAGCTCTTTCACCAAGTCCTACCAGTCATCGGAAGGGTTCAAGGCCAGCTTGGTCTCACCAAAGCTGGGATTCAACGCCGACTACGTGTCCTACCTCATGAAGATGCGGGCCTACGCCGACGCCGCGGGCGTGATGAACATGGCCTTCGCGGTCGACCTCGCGGACAACAAGAACGCCTGGCTCTGGCGTACCACGGGAAACGGCTCCGTCTACGCGCAGAAACCGGACCCCTCGTTAATACTCCCCACCCGTTACAGCCGCTACAAGGACAGCGAAGATCTGATCAAGTGGACCGTCAATCTCGATGAACGCTCCGCGACACAGATACGCGGCATCCGGTTCTACGACAACGACAATCTGGCCGAAACGACCTCATCGCTGCGGCGGGGCGGGAACTACGCGATCAGCATACCCATATATAACGCTAGCTTCGTCGACGCTGGGAACGTCACAGTAGAGATGGGATATACCGACGAGAGCGGCGCGAAACAGAGCATCGGCCGCCGCACAGCCGCGCTGAAGGGCTGGAGGGAGAATACGGAGGACAACAAGGCCGTGGTCTCCTTCGACTGGACCGTTCCCGCCGGCATGACTGAGGGTAACTATGATTTTTACTTCCAGATCGACCCGGACAACGAAATCGACGAAATACACAAAAATTGGAACGCCAGCGCAGGCGACGCGAACTATGACCCGGGCGGCAACAACAAAGGACGCTATCCCTTTGCCGTGACCGCGGGGGATAAGGCCGCCTCGGACGCCGCGACCGGCACAATAGCGGCGGAATTATTCTCGATAATGGTCGACGGCATGAGTTTCACCGAGTTCCGCGACTCGCTCACCGGTAAGACGGAGGACTTCCGCGCCTATGGAACGGTGACCTTCAACGGAGACAAACCGCTGCACAACGTATACGTCGAGGTGACGGCGCGCGACACAAAGAATGGCACGACACAGGAGCGGCTCGTCGCCAACCGTTATATTCCGGCGGTCTTCCCCGGCGCCGCGAGAGACTTTTCCTTCATTGTCTCGCCGTCGAAGCTGGAAGGACTCCGTCTGACGGTCGCGATCCGCTGCGACGAGGGCTATATCTCCTTCGAGAAGAAGCCAAGCGGCGGCGGTGGTGGCGGCGGCTGCAATACCGGCTGGGGCGCGGCGGCGCTGCTCCTGGCCCTGGCGCTCCTCTTCCGGCCGCGTCGGCGGGCTGATTAG